CCTGTTACGATTTTTatcatttgatttattttatcataCACACCAAACACCTGTGTTTTATCAGTATAACTATAATTTGAAGTGATTGAAAAAAATCAACGAAATACGTAAGCACACGTATGGCTAGCgaataattaatttagttaatattcAATATTTTGCTGTTGCgaaattacaataaattaaattataatttagatcattagtaatataatatttttatttaaacactTTGTTGTAATCAACTTATATTTTGGAGCTGGTTCAAATTCACCGGCCCCGGAGCCGGCTTTCAAAAAAATCGCTctaggtacctaataaataatCGTCTTATTTGATCAAGCTCTATATATAGGTTAGGTAGTATTTTTTTACCACATCAGCTGGTAAGGCTCTCTTGATTGTTCAAAAACGGATGGGAAAGTTGAATTGTAGGCATCCATATGTAGGGTAATGTATTCAAATAAAAACGTTTACGTGTTATGATGGCCAGTATAAATGATTTTGGTGGATGAATATTGAATGATGTTTATGATATgttgctgaaatttggtgtttCAATCGGGGGCTAGTGTAACGCTCAATGCCTTAAAACCCCGCAACGGCTTCAACGCTCAAAGTTCCAATTTTCGAACCATTCGCTACGCTCGGGATTATAGGGGGATTGTATTTAGGAGTCTTTCCTACACGTTATAACGTGTGTGGTGTTTATGTCATGGAATGCTCTTAAAGTTAATTGAGTTCAATAGTAGATAATTGAACTCCAGATGTCACCAATCGTAACTTTCTCGAAATACGTAATGGTCCTTCTGTGCGTCTGACAAACTTAATTCCCATACCTACTTGACCTCCTAAGAACCAAGGTCTTACCTATAGTACTTATTCAGTtcgatgaaatttaaataatattcaatTGGAACAGAGtcgcatttgttttgtttaattaaattttcaaacaaaaccaAAATCAATTATATTCCCTGGACTAAAGGTTTATATTTCAGTGGCAATTTCTGGATTTTTCATTTGTATAGCTGGGCCTTAGGAGGTCGTAGATATTCAaacactaagggccggttgcactaaagcgttcgttaaattttattctatgggaagttccatagacgtctgctgcgtgacgatgatgtatgtctgtcaaatgtggttgatgcaactggcccttattcATTCATTTGTTTTCTTTTAGTAGTAGGTACAAGTAAAAAGAAAGCAAAGTAAGTagtttatgtaaataaaatgttactaATTTAGGTCAAACGTTTTCAGTCCATATTTATATAGTTACTTAATAGGTTTTGTTATCGTATGGTGGAATCGCCATGGCAGTGTGACTAGCATGATTTACGCACTATTAGGTGTGAAGTATCGCAGTTAATTAAATAAAGGTATTCACTTTCTCCCAGTGGTGGCAATGGCTCGTCCACACGAATGACATCAAGCAGCTGTGGGCGGCCCAGCCGTCCTACCTGATCTCCCAGGCCGTCTATCTGATTGCCGGCGTAGTCACCTTGATCCACGGTATGTTAGTAATATCTTAGACTTATCGTACTTACCTACATCATAGGTCATAGATTAAATCTATGGTGACATAGATACTTGATGATCTATGGTGACTTATACTTCTTTAGTGAGGCGGCACACCGCGGCGAATCGTTAGGACAGATGTCGCCATGTGTAATGAATGTAGAAAAAACCTTcgataaaatcaaataaaatatatgtgattTGACAGAGACCCCCAGCGattagtggcgccatctgtaaaATGTTAGTTTGTTTTCTCGTTTAATTACTAGGTATTTATTAGCAGCTACGTACTTACAtcaatatttttctcaaatttAAAGAGTTGTGTGGTATATTTCAGCTTTCAGAAAGGGTGGCAGATGGCCATACTTGTGGCTGGCGACGGTGTTGCACGGACTCTACGCGGACAACTTCTGGCACTTCGTGGTTCCCGAGTACGACAACTTCTGGCACTCGCAGACACCCGTCATGCTCCTCGGGGCCAGGCAGCCATTGCATATCACCTTGCTGTGTACGTAAAACATACATGTCTGTTCTGTTGGAGAAGATAAGTTTAGTGTGTCAGCAGCCCTCCACATTTGGCCTTTTTAAACAAATGAgcagtgtttattgagagttaATACGATTACCACTAATCGAAAGGAGCAaatagcaaaagtatgaactctcagaaacacctgtgacaatgagtaaaaaggcCAGACACACAACTTAATCCCGTATGGCACATACCCATGTTGACCATACTGAATTGACAAAAAGGGCCATCAAAGGTCATTATGTATAGCATAAATGAACTAAGGCATGAATATTATTTGTGACTTGTATCCTATATCTATTTGTGTGTAGTAAGTTTTATGAAGTTTGGTTGTGAACAATTTCAGACCCGGCATTCATCTACCACGCCGCGTACGCCGTATCCAAGCTGAAGCTGCCGGCGTACGCGGAGCCGTTCGCCGTGGGGCTGGTGACCGTGCTCATCGACATCCCGTATGACATCGTGGCCGTCAAGTTCGTGCACTGGACGTGGCACGACACGGACCCCAACATCGCCGACCGCCACTACTGGGTGCCGTGGAACTCTTACTATTTCCACGCCACTTTTGCCGCTAGCCTGGTGTTCTTCTTTCACGTTATCAGGAAATGGTTCGCGCCCAAGGTTGCCAAATGGGACTCTGCTGGGTGAGTAATGTTTTCGGAGAACTATGCTCTAGTTTATAGCTTCTGTTGAACTTGACTTGTTAGCAGCTATCTAAAGTATTGAGGTGATGTACTCGTAGTGTGGTTTAGATCTCATCAGGGTCAGATTGTAAATAGGCTGAATTTAACCTAAGTACTAAAATTTCAAAAGTAGTGGTAAGGTAATTTGCATCATCGGTGCCCATATGCTAAGTCCCTATGATTGCACTGAAATGTTTCTTCTCTAAACTAATTCTCTCTGCTAGAATTGTCCCGACAAATATGggttataaaatgtatgaactAGATTTAGTGATAAAATGAAACACGTGTCACCAACCCTATTACAGTAAGAAGGCAGAATGGAAGACGCTCCTGATCGCGGCGCTGCTGGGCATGCCCGGCGGCGTGCTGCTGTTCCTACCCATCTACCACCCGCTGCACGACATGCTGCACATCCACTCCGAGGTCACCTTCTTCCTGCTCTTCTCCGTCTTCGGCGCCGTCGTGCTGCACGGACTGCTCAGCGACCGGGAAAAGACTAAAGAAAGGTAACGAAAAATTTTCTAACAATAGTTTTTTAGGCGCGTGGACAAGAAGCCAAGGCTCTGAAACGTATTGTAATTATCTCAGTAATAAGGCATTTTAATACTGAGTATAAAATATAGCTGGTGGTTACCAACTCCGAAATCGCGAAACGCTCATGCTTCATTGAATTTCCATTGATGCGCCATTTTGTAAATTTGGACAGACTGACGGCAATCGACTACGTGCTGCTGCTGCAGCTGGCCGTGCACTACCTGATCTACCTGGCGTTCGTGGTGTTCCTGCACCCCGAGCAGGAGTGGTCGCTGGGGCTGCACGAGCCCGTCGGGCCCTGCGACGAGCTCGCCACGCTCaccacacccttcggccaggTAACGCCACTACACACTACCTGATCTACCTGGCGTTCGTGGTGTTCCTGCACCCCGAGCAGGAGTGGTCGCTGGGGCTGCACGAGCCCGTCGGGCCCTGCGACGAGCTCTCCACGCTCACCACGCCCTTCGGCCAGGTAACGCCACTACACACTACCTGATCTACCTGGCGTTCGTGGTGTTCCTGCACCCCGAGCAGGAGTGGTCGCTGGGGCTGCACGAGCCCGTCGGGCCCTGCGACGAGCTCGCCACGCTCaccacacccttcggccaggTAACGCCACTA
This genomic stretch from Leguminivora glycinivorella isolate SPB_JAAS2020 chromosome Z, LegGlyc_1.1, whole genome shotgun sequence harbors:
- the LOC125240667 gene encoding uncharacterized protein LOC125240667; this encodes MASANTITWWQWLVHTNDIKQLWAAQPSYLISQAVYLIAGVVTLIHAFRKGGRWPYLWLATVLHGLYADNFWHFVVPEYDNFWHSQTPVMLLGARQPLHITLLYPAFIYHAAYAVSKLKLPAYAEPFAVGLVTVLIDIPYDIVAVKFVHWTWHDTDPNIADRHYWVPWNSYYFHATFAASLVFFFHVIRKWFAPKVAKWDSAGKKAEWKTLLIAALLGMPGGVLLFLPIYHPLHDMLHIHSEVTFFLLFSVFGAVVLHGLLSDREKTKERLTAIDYVLLLQLAVHYLIYLAFVVFLHPEQEWSLGLHEPVGPCDELATLTTPFGQTLQKRKYFCPDNYDEGYFDFHCVGGRKPQPGALWYVICGTPFENRAEYIAVVSAIVAFAAAVFYGLYFKTAQPSTQPAKKLKSK